A single region of the Halorussus gelatinilyticus genome encodes:
- a CDS encoding DUF7511 domain-containing protein, translating into MSTDPDTLDTRTDRDHPANFETDARDGRPDVELRSVVVEYEDRPDRRTVYPAGVSGMERMSSWLTADDDAFVNLESNH; encoded by the coding sequence ATGAGCACGGACCCTGACACCCTCGACACACGGACCGACCGAGACCACCCCGCGAATTTCGAGACCGACGCCCGCGACGGCCGGCCGGACGTCGAACTGCGCTCCGTCGTCGTCGAGTACGAGGACCGACCGGACCGACGGACCGTCTATCCCGCTGGCGTCTCCGGGATGGAGCGCATGTCTTCGTGGCTCACCGCCGACGACGACGCTTTCGTAAACCTCGAATCGAACCACTGA
- a CDS encoding DUF7282 domain-containing protein, producing MTGTTRTVLVAGLVALAVFTGAALATPGTTTTTTTTDEQANETASVSMPDQHFEGDTVTIESVTLPDGGFAVIYNQSGKRIGHTDYLNASEHENLTVSLDATVEKPQVLVVTAFRNNGSQNFSATADKVPYVDEAGANVTDTSYVYFQKRGERTTTEETTADSASEDTTAESEQTTDESAMSDDTTAETTTDSSGGVPGFGVSTALVALVAAAFVGLRRR from the coding sequence ATGACAGGCACGACACGAACGGTCCTCGTTGCGGGACTCGTGGCGCTCGCGGTGTTCACCGGAGCGGCGCTTGCGACCCCCGGAACGACGACCACGACTACGACAACGGACGAACAGGCGAACGAAACTGCCTCCGTATCGATGCCCGACCAGCACTTCGAGGGCGACACCGTGACCATCGAGAGCGTCACGCTGCCCGACGGCGGGTTCGCGGTCATCTACAACCAGAGCGGCAAGCGAATCGGCCACACCGACTACCTCAACGCAAGCGAACACGAGAACCTCACCGTCTCGCTGGACGCGACGGTCGAGAAGCCGCAGGTGCTGGTCGTCACCGCGTTCCGCAACAACGGGAGCCAGAACTTCAGCGCGACCGCGGACAAGGTTCCTTACGTAGACGAGGCCGGCGCGAACGTCACCGACACCAGCTACGTCTACTTCCAGAAGCGCGGCGAACGCACGACTACCGAGGAGACGACCGCGGACTCCGCCTCCGAGGACACCACCGCGGAGAGCGAGCAGACGACCGACGAGTCGGCCATGTCCGACGACACCACCGCGGAGACGACCACCGACTCCAGCGGCGGCGTCCCCGGCTTCGGCGTCTCGACCGCGCTGGTCGCGCTCGTCGCGGCCGCGTTCGTCGGCCTGCGTCGGCGCTGA